One window of Chamaesiphon minutus PCC 6605 genomic DNA carries:
- a CDS encoding pentapeptide repeat-containing protein: MKLSFRRTIAGYLLTALLVVVSLFMTSIYPSAALADDFTKATLENADFSGKDLTSYEFTQASVRNGKFINANLTGVSLIGGNFDSADMTGANLTNALLDTARFTRTNFTNAILVGAFTSVTNFDGAIIDGADFTDVLLRKDIQKKLCKVAKGTNPTTGRDTRESLECP, from the coding sequence ATGAAGTTAAGTTTTCGTCGGACGATCGCAGGTTACTTGTTAACTGCGCTGCTGGTAGTGGTGTCACTATTCATGACGAGCATTTATCCCTCAGCAGCACTAGCAGACGATTTTACGAAAGCAACTTTGGAAAATGCTGATTTTTCGGGCAAAGATTTGACTTCATACGAGTTTACGCAAGCTAGCGTGCGCAATGGTAAATTTATTAATGCGAATCTCACGGGTGTCAGCTTGATTGGGGGCAACTTTGACTCGGCAGATATGACTGGAGCAAATTTGACAAATGCTTTGTTAGATACGGCAAGGTTTACCCGCACCAATTTTACTAATGCGATTTTAGTCGGTGCTTTTACTTCGGTAACTAATTTCGACGGCGCAATCATCGATGGTGCAGATTTTACCGATGTATTGCTGCGTAAAGATATTCAGAAGAAGTTATGCAAGGTAGCTAAAGGTACTAATCCGACGACGGGGAGAGATACTAGAGAGTCACTGGAATGTCCTTAG
- a CDS encoding S-layer homology domain-containing protein — MNHHKHQIYYRNICFLVTLASTAIISSSAFATSRAEMVAPNHRIDRSIAPSSKLYPTQPQRPTAPQQLAQSSDVAGNWAEPFIKVLVEKGIIAGYPDGTFRPDQPVTRAEFAALLTKAFSLEPTRAARAFSDVSPQLWAAPAIEKAYRSGFLAGYPNNTFAPNQTIVRIESLVAIANGSKLQANSAAAPKIDELFTDAAQVPNYGRDALIAATQKCVTVSVSYPDGKTFNPTGAATRADVAAFIHQALVASGQIAALASDSPAQKYIVNCAAAPSVANITEQDVLNRVGVGNLPSVSTTTIVRKAPNRPVSGLTTPSGFGANWGTIFIGSGYQDSLAPNPWLGSPLSTPLLINTAGFGLGAGFGIGNSRDLVGLETSYSTFSNGGGPDGSTPLGLFDRGAVNFKLHKQFGDNLAIAAGWENAIKHGYAGNDQTVRNTFYGVVTGVLPVSDTNNFTASVGIGNGRFRQIADIVADRDKTAFFGSLGFRISDNIGIVTDYNGRNFSVGLPLNFRLSDNIGVQITPAILDVAGDKISGEVSRFGLGGGVGIRF, encoded by the coding sequence ATGAATCACCATAAACATCAAATCTACTATAGAAACATTTGTTTCCTAGTGACGCTGGCGAGTACCGCCATTATTTCTAGTAGTGCATTTGCAACTAGCCGTGCGGAAATGGTCGCTCCAAATCACCGGATCGATCGATCCATTGCCCCCAGTTCTAAACTCTATCCCACCCAGCCACAACGTCCTACTGCTCCCCAGCAGCTCGCTCAATCTAGTGATGTGGCTGGCAACTGGGCGGAGCCGTTCATTAAAGTATTGGTCGAAAAAGGGATTATTGCTGGCTACCCAGACGGTACCTTTCGCCCCGACCAACCTGTCACCAGAGCTGAATTTGCCGCCTTATTAACGAAGGCTTTTAGCTTGGAGCCAACCAGAGCAGCGCGCGCATTCTCGGATGTATCGCCACAACTGTGGGCGGCACCAGCGATCGAAAAAGCTTACCGATCTGGCTTTCTAGCAGGCTATCCAAATAATACCTTCGCCCCAAACCAAACGATCGTTCGGATCGAATCTTTAGTCGCGATCGCCAATGGCAGCAAATTACAAGCCAATAGCGCGGCGGCTCCCAAAATTGACGAGCTGTTTACCGATGCCGCACAAGTCCCCAACTATGGTCGCGATGCCCTAATTGCCGCAACCCAGAAATGCGTCACTGTCAGCGTTTCTTATCCAGATGGCAAGACATTCAACCCCACGGGGGCGGCTACTCGTGCCGATGTTGCCGCTTTTATTCACCAAGCATTGGTAGCTTCTGGGCAGATCGCTGCGCTAGCTAGCGACAGTCCCGCCCAAAAATACATCGTCAATTGTGCTGCGGCTCCATCAGTTGCCAACATCACCGAACAAGATGTCCTCAATCGGGTTGGTGTCGGCAATCTGCCCAGCGTCAGCACTACGACGATCGTCCGCAAGGCACCGAATCGACCCGTCAGCGGTCTGACTACGCCGAGTGGATTTGGGGCTAATTGGGGGACTATTTTTATCGGTTCTGGCTATCAAGATAGCCTCGCACCAAACCCTTGGTTGGGATCGCCACTCAGTACGCCGCTGCTGATAAATACTGCTGGTTTTGGCTTGGGTGCTGGTTTTGGGATCGGCAATAGTCGCGATCTGGTCGGCCTAGAAACCTCCTATAGTACTTTCAGTAATGGCGGTGGGCCAGATGGTAGTACACCGCTCGGACTATTCGATCGCGGTGCGGTGAATTTCAAGTTGCACAAACAGTTTGGCGATAATTTGGCGATCGCCGCAGGCTGGGAAAATGCAATTAAACACGGCTATGCTGGCAACGACCAAACGGTTAGGAATACTTTCTATGGGGTGGTGACGGGGGTGCTGCCAGTCAGCGATACCAATAACTTCACCGCTTCTGTAGGCATTGGTAATGGTCGATTTCGGCAAATTGCCGATATTGTTGCCGATCGCGATAAAACAGCTTTTTTTGGCAGTTTGGGCTTCCGGATCTCGGACAATATCGGCATCGTCACCGACTATAACGGGCGCAACTTCAGCGTCGGCTTACCGCTCAATTTCCGGTTGAGCGACAACATCGGCGTGCAGATTACTCCTGCCATTCTGGATGTTGCTGGCGATAAAATCAGTGGTGAAGTTTCCCGATTTGGTCTTGGTGGCGGTGTCGGTATTCGGTTCTAA
- the cobW gene encoding cobalamin biosynthesis protein CobW, whose amino-acid sequence MAKKIPVTVITGFLGSGKTTLIRHLLTHNQGRRIAVIVNEFGDLGIDGELLKSCQVCPEDEIETPNNIVELTNGCLCCTVQEEFLPTMQALIARRDDIDCILIETSGLALPKPLITAFRWPEIRTAATVDAVITVVDCDAVADGRFASDPAAVDALRQEDENLDHETPLQELFEDQLACADLVILNKADLVTAEQYQQTIDIINKELPRAVKIVTSDRGIVDVETILGLNAAVEDHLEDRPSHHDTEAEHEHDDEIDSTHLVLDYEFNPEQLRKQLELLVAEQEIYRIKGFVAVPNKPMRLVIQGVGNRFEQFYDRPWRTDERRQTKLVFIGQSIDPVAIATALSVDNASGKKELVGLASQDENRV is encoded by the coding sequence ATGGCCAAAAAAATTCCCGTCACCGTCATTACCGGATTCTTAGGTAGTGGCAAAACCACTCTGATTCGACATTTACTCACCCACAATCAAGGACGCAGAATCGCCGTCATCGTCAACGAATTTGGCGATTTAGGCATCGATGGGGAGTTATTGAAATCCTGCCAAGTTTGCCCCGAAGATGAGATCGAAACTCCTAATAATATTGTCGAGTTAACTAACGGGTGCTTGTGCTGTACGGTACAGGAAGAATTTTTACCAACGATGCAAGCTTTAATCGCTCGGCGCGATGACATCGATTGCATTCTGATCGAAACATCTGGTTTGGCACTGCCCAAGCCGCTAATTACTGCCTTCCGCTGGCCAGAAATTCGCACCGCAGCGACGGTAGATGCAGTCATTACAGTGGTCGATTGCGATGCGGTGGCAGATGGCAGGTTTGCCAGCGATCCGGCGGCTGTAGACGCGCTCAGACAGGAGGATGAAAATCTCGATCACGAAACACCATTGCAAGAGTTATTTGAGGATCAGTTAGCTTGTGCGGATCTGGTAATTTTAAATAAAGCCGACTTAGTAACTGCCGAACAATATCAACAAACGATCGATATAATCAACAAAGAATTACCTCGCGCTGTGAAAATTGTTACTAGCGATCGGGGTATCGTAGATGTAGAGACAATATTAGGATTGAACGCCGCAGTGGAAGACCATTTAGAAGATCGTCCCAGCCATCACGATACAGAGGCAGAACACGAGCACGACGACGAGATCGATTCTACACATTTGGTTTTGGACTACGAATTTAACCCCGAACAGTTGCGTAAGCAATTAGAACTCCTCGTCGCCGAACAAGAAATCTATCGCATTAAAGGCTTCGTCGCCGTCCCCAACAAACCGATGCGATTAGTGATTCAAGGTGTAGGCAATCGCTTCGAGCAATTTTACGACAGGCCATGGCGCACCGACGAACGCCGCCAGACTAAACTAGTGTTCATCGGACAATCGATCGATCCTGTGGCAATTGCTACTGCTTTGTCTGTCGATAATGCATCTGGAAAGAAAGAACTCGTTGGCTTAGCCTCTCAGGATGAGAATCGAGTTTGA
- a CDS encoding tetratricopeptide repeat protein — MASLAVLLATRPSTTVSSNVSQDLGDGASNAVAYLERGKVRSAADNFKDALADFNRAIELQPTAESYNERGQVRSKLQDRQGALADFGEALKLKPNWAEAYYQRSSVWEELGNTQQALADLNESIGLQGDNTLAWIARGYLRIKQGNKAQAMQDFNAAIKMDARSSYAYMSRAGLYASMNQREQAISDYDRAIVLDPSSYYQFYERGILHQELNNQAKAKADFEMTLQLAKKAGKEKEYADAAVRLQQLP; from the coding sequence GTGGCTAGCTTGGCAGTCCTGCTGGCAACTCGTCCATCGACAACAGTCAGCAGCAATGTCAGTCAAGATTTGGGCGATGGGGCGTCCAATGCGGTGGCTTACTTAGAGCGCGGCAAAGTTCGCAGTGCGGCAGATAATTTCAAAGATGCTTTAGCCGATTTCAATCGCGCTATCGAGCTACAACCTACGGCAGAAAGCTACAACGAACGCGGGCAAGTTCGCAGCAAGCTTCAAGATCGACAGGGTGCCTTAGCCGACTTTGGTGAGGCTCTCAAACTCAAGCCTAATTGGGCTGAGGCGTATTATCAACGCTCTAGCGTTTGGGAGGAGTTAGGGAATACCCAACAGGCGCTCGCTGACTTGAATGAGTCGATCGGGTTGCAAGGCGATAATACTCTAGCCTGGATTGCCAGAGGGTATTTGCGAATCAAGCAAGGGAATAAAGCCCAAGCCATGCAAGATTTTAATGCCGCCATCAAAATGGACGCGCGGAGTTCTTATGCGTATATGTCTCGCGCTGGCTTGTATGCCAGTATGAACCAGCGCGAACAAGCGATCTCCGATTACGATCGGGCGATCGTGTTAGATCCTAGCAGTTATTATCAGTTTTACGAGCGCGGCATTCTACATCAGGAACTTAACAATCAAGCCAAAGCCAAAGCCGACTTTGAGATGACCCTTCAATTAGCCAAAAAAGCTGGCAAGGAAAAAGAATATGCTGACGCCGCCGTGAGACTTCAGCAGTTGCCGTAA
- a CDS encoding HNH endonuclease, with the protein MTIPASLRRLAIQRANDRCEYCKIAQAGQVATFHIDHIVPLVANGETTAENLALACVSCSLRKGARQEIEDAQSGIKVVFFNPRQQSWQEHFRWDGVQLIGLTPVGRATIAALDLNRTMMLSIRAEEELLGRHPPD; encoded by the coding sequence ATGACTATTCCAGCTTCTCTCCGTCGGTTAGCGATCCAGCGAGCAAACGATCGCTGTGAGTATTGTAAAATAGCGCAAGCTGGACAGGTTGCCACTTTTCATATCGACCATATCGTACCACTAGTGGCTAACGGCGAGACAACTGCTGAAAATCTTGCACTGGCTTGTGTATCGTGTTCTCTAAGGAAGGGTGCAAGACAAGAAATTGAAGATGCTCAGAGTGGAATCAAAGTTGTATTTTTTAATCCACGTCAGCAATCGTGGCAAGAACACTTTAGATGGGATGGTGTGCAACTAATTGGATTGACTCCAGTAGGACGAGCGACAATCGCAGCATTAGATTTGAATCGGACAATGATGCTATCTATTCGTGCTGAGGAAGAATTGCTAGGCAGACATCCTCCAGATTAG
- a CDS encoding TatD family hydrolase, which produces MQLIDTHVHINFEAFEADLEAVRDRWRTSGVVQLVHSCVTPAEVTKTKKLADRFPELFFSVGLHPLDASLWQPDLDRQIREVATSDNRVVAIGETGLDFFKADDRQWQIDVFRAQLQIAKNLDLPVIIHCRDAASQMRQVCQEFWSEFGQVRGVMHCWSGTPIETQWFLDLGFYISFSGVVTFKNATQIQASAQMVPLDKLLVETDCPFLAPVPKRGKRNEPAFVSHVASYLAQLRGESLNLLADATTANARQLFRLPVLSAIN; this is translated from the coding sequence ATGCAGCTAATTGATACTCACGTTCATATCAACTTTGAGGCTTTCGAGGCGGATCTAGAGGCAGTGCGCGATCGCTGGCGGACGAGTGGAGTCGTACAGCTCGTACATTCTTGCGTCACGCCAGCCGAAGTTACCAAGACCAAGAAATTAGCAGATCGGTTTCCCGAACTGTTCTTTTCTGTCGGCTTGCATCCTTTAGATGCTAGCTTGTGGCAACCAGATCTCGATCGACAAATTCGGGAAGTGGCAACTAGCGACAACCGAGTAGTGGCTATTGGCGAGACGGGTTTGGACTTTTTCAAGGCCGACGATCGTCAGTGGCAGATCGACGTCTTTCGAGCGCAGCTTCAGATCGCCAAAAATTTAGATTTACCTGTAATTATTCACTGTCGGGATGCAGCTAGCCAGATGCGTCAAGTTTGCCAAGAATTCTGGTCGGAATTTGGGCAAGTTAGAGGTGTCATGCATTGCTGGTCTGGAACTCCAATCGAAACCCAATGGTTTTTAGATTTGGGGTTCTATATTAGCTTCAGTGGCGTGGTTACTTTTAAAAATGCGACCCAGATCCAAGCTTCGGCACAAATGGTACCGCTCGACAAGCTACTGGTCGAAACTGACTGCCCATTTCTCGCACCCGTACCCAAACGCGGCAAACGCAACGAACCTGCATTTGTCTCTCATGTAGCTAGCTATCTGGCGCAGTTGCGGGGCGAAAGTCTAAATCTACTCGCTGATGCTACGACAGCAAACGCCCGACAATTATTTAGATTACCAGTTTTGTCAGCAATTAACTAG
- a CDS encoding Bax inhibitor-1/YccA family protein, with the protein MYVVAQEQPRERAEFIRKTYAHLAGAVGAFIAIETFLVQSGIAETLARALTGGMTWLAVLAGFSLLGWLSRGLANRADSVSLQYLGLGIYVVAEALLFAPLIFIASRLSDPTVIPTAGILTALMFVGLTAVALTTGKDFTFLGGALKIGGFVALGLIICSVIFGFQLGLFFSVLMVGFAMAAILYDTSQIMTQFSKDQYVAAALSLFASVALLFWYVLRIVMSMSRR; encoded by the coding sequence ATGTACGTTGTAGCCCAAGAACAGCCTCGCGAACGGGCTGAGTTTATTAGAAAAACTTACGCCCATCTAGCTGGTGCTGTTGGTGCATTTATCGCGATCGAGACATTCCTTGTTCAGTCGGGGATTGCAGAGACTTTAGCTAGAGCTTTGACAGGCGGGATGACATGGCTGGCGGTATTGGCTGGTTTTTCGCTGTTGGGTTGGCTCTCACGGGGATTGGCTAATAGAGCTGATTCCGTCTCGCTGCAATATCTCGGATTGGGGATTTATGTCGTCGCCGAAGCACTGTTATTTGCGCCGCTGATCTTTATTGCCAGTCGCTTATCCGATCCGACAGTGATTCCGACTGCGGGGATTCTCACGGCTTTGATGTTTGTTGGTTTGACAGCAGTCGCTCTGACTACAGGTAAAGATTTCACCTTCTTGGGTGGCGCGCTCAAAATTGGCGGTTTCGTGGCGTTGGGATTGATTATCTGTAGCGTGATTTTTGGCTTTCAACTGGGGTTATTTTTCTCAGTGTTAATGGTGGGATTTGCAATGGCAGCAATTCTCTACGATACGTCCCAAATTATGACCCAGTTTAGCAAAGACCAATATGTGGCAGCGGCTCTATCGCTGTTTGCCTCGGTGGCTTTGTTGTTCTGGTACGTGCTCCGAATCGTGATGTCGATGTCTCGTCGTTAA
- a CDS encoding serine/threonine-protein kinase: MICCLNPSCQNPPCEPDLNSCPQCGIDLVVLENRYKPLKSIGRGGFGKTYLAEDIKKFGEQCVIKQFAPYAGNDTESEKLRFRDEAKQLQRLGEHPQIPALLAFFSEGGYLYFVQQYVAGENLAEELDRYGLYDEARIRDFLQDLLGILHVVHEQGVIHRDIKPYNIMRRHADRKLVLIDFGISKQMEANPATGTSIGSLGYSPLEQLWGGKAYSASDLYSLGVTAFYLMSGISPYQIVSQLMEEGSPAEANDWTKNWRNYVNQSIGDNLGAILDKLMCSDRKQRYQSAADVLRDLAPHPSPKPPYSPLLQSLVARIDRH; this comes from the coding sequence ATGATTTGTTGTCTCAACCCTAGTTGCCAAAATCCACCTTGCGAACCGGATCTTAACTCTTGTCCGCAATGTGGCATCGATTTGGTGGTGCTAGAAAATCGCTACAAACCGCTCAAATCGATCGGACGGGGTGGATTTGGCAAAACTTATCTAGCTGAAGATATCAAAAAATTTGGCGAGCAATGTGTCATTAAGCAGTTTGCGCCCTATGCTGGCAACGACACCGAGAGTGAAAAACTCAGGTTTCGCGATGAAGCCAAGCAGCTCCAACGTTTGGGCGAGCATCCACAAATCCCCGCGCTGTTGGCATTTTTTTCAGAGGGGGGTTATTTATACTTCGTCCAGCAGTATGTGGCTGGCGAAAATTTGGCTGAGGAACTGGATCGGTACGGTTTGTATGACGAAGCGCGGATTCGCGATTTTCTTCAAGATTTATTAGGGATATTGCACGTCGTCCACGAACAGGGCGTCATCCATCGCGATATTAAGCCGTACAATATCATGCGGCGACATGCCGATCGCAAGCTTGTCCTCATCGATTTTGGCATCTCTAAGCAAATGGAAGCCAATCCCGCAACGGGGACGAGTATCGGCTCGTTGGGTTATTCGCCATTAGAACAACTTTGGGGCGGGAAAGCTTATTCAGCCAGCGACTTATATAGTCTGGGCGTGACGGCTTTTTATCTGATGAGCGGCATCAGTCCTTACCAGATTGTCTCGCAGTTGATGGAAGAAGGTTCTCCCGCTGAAGCTAACGATTGGACTAAAAACTGGCGTAATTATGTCAACCAATCGATCGGTGACAATCTGGGTGCGATCTTAGATAAATTGATGTGTAGCGATCGCAAACAGCGATATCAGTCCGCCGCAGACGTGCTGCGCGATTTAGCTCCTCACCCCTCGCCAAAACCACCTTACAGCCCATTGTTGCAGTCGCTGGTAGCGAGAATCGATCGCCATTAA
- the dnaG gene encoding DNA primase, translating into MDIPRLHPDTIEEVKAKVDIIEVIGGHVVLKKRGKDYLGSCPFHQEKSPSFSVSPTKQMYYCFGCQAGGNAITFLMELGKQSFTEVVLDLARRYQVPVQTLEPEQRQELQRRLSQREQLYEIMAITASFYQHALNQPQGEKALTYLKEERTFSDETIQGFQLGYAPAGWETLSNYLIEQKNFPPQAIVSAGLAIARKDGNSYYDRFRDRLMIPICDLRSRVIGFGGRTLSDEQPKYLNSPETELFDKGNTLYGLDRAKDAISKTDRAVVVEGYFDVIALHAAGIDSAVAALGTALSLAQVKQLAKFTESKQIILNFDADKAGNIATERAIGAVFDLAYNNELQLRVVNLSAGKNADDLPIGKDADEFLKKNGHEKYLELLNRAPLWLDWQIEKAIKGKDLTQAEQYQDANQTIIKILQNITDLTTRTIYLKKSALLLSADDARMVPLLIETLQTAIKGLKPLPESKNGETNLPANRFNFIEEGQRQSSKYSTLEVIDYPEQIEEVNYGNETEERDKKQLEIAPVGIHPNQRLIERAEGLLLRIYLHYPIHRLTIIDALDSADLNFTLSHHRFLWEQIINRSSSGYQDSQPEEIDYLDDRLISKLQDSLVEDRVRASRVEHLFNLDEHTAEEIQRSPLVLRAAIACLEKFACEQKRKYYLNKLQSKDPEDLAKKVEYYQSFINIQKRLQELEKQRNVTITDLISFM; encoded by the coding sequence ATGGACATACCCCGCTTACACCCAGATACGATCGAAGAAGTTAAAGCCAAAGTTGATATCATTGAGGTGATCGGCGGACATGTTGTGCTGAAAAAACGGGGGAAAGATTATCTCGGTTCTTGCCCGTTTCATCAAGAAAAATCACCGAGTTTTTCGGTTAGTCCTACCAAGCAGATGTATTACTGTTTTGGTTGTCAGGCTGGTGGAAATGCAATTACTTTCTTGATGGAATTAGGGAAGCAGTCGTTTACAGAAGTTGTGTTAGATTTAGCGCGGCGATATCAGGTTCCCGTTCAAACATTAGAACCGGAGCAGCGTCAGGAGTTGCAGCGGCGATTGTCGCAGCGGGAGCAGTTGTATGAAATCATGGCGATAACGGCTAGTTTTTATCAGCACGCACTCAATCAGCCTCAAGGAGAAAAAGCTCTTACCTATCTAAAAGAAGAACGAACTTTTAGCGATGAAACTATTCAGGGTTTTCAGCTCGGTTATGCGCCTGCTGGTTGGGAAACTTTGTCAAATTATCTGATCGAACAAAAGAACTTTCCACCGCAAGCGATCGTATCGGCAGGACTGGCGATCGCGCGTAAAGATGGTAATAGTTATTATGACAGATTTCGCGATCGATTGATGATTCCAATTTGCGATTTACGAAGTAGAGTTATTGGTTTTGGCGGACGGACTTTGAGCGACGAGCAGCCGAAATATCTCAATTCGCCAGAGACAGAATTATTCGATAAAGGTAACACGTTATATGGACTCGATCGAGCTAAAGATGCAATTAGTAAAACCGATCGAGCTGTTGTAGTTGAAGGTTATTTTGATGTAATTGCACTCCATGCGGCGGGAATCGATAGTGCGGTTGCGGCACTCGGTACGGCGTTAAGCTTGGCGCAAGTTAAGCAGTTAGCTAAGTTTACCGAATCAAAACAAATTATCCTCAATTTTGATGCGGATAAAGCAGGTAATATTGCTACAGAACGTGCTATTGGTGCAGTTTTCGACTTAGCCTACAACAATGAATTACAATTAAGAGTTGTCAATTTATCAGCAGGCAAGAATGCTGACGACTTGCCAATAGGAAAAGATGCTGACGAATTTTTGAAAAAAAATGGTCATGAAAAGTACTTAGAATTGCTAAATCGTGCTCCATTATGGTTAGATTGGCAAATTGAAAAAGCCATAAAAGGAAAAGATCTCACTCAAGCAGAGCAATATCAAGATGCTAACCAAACAATTATTAAAATACTGCAAAATATCACTGATTTAACTACTCGTACTATTTACCTCAAGAAATCGGCACTTTTATTAAGTGCTGATGATGCACGAATGGTTCCGTTATTAATTGAAACTTTGCAGACAGCAATTAAGGGACTCAAACCATTGCCAGAATCAAAAAATGGCGAAACTAATTTACCTGCAAATAGATTCAATTTTATAGAAGAAGGACAACGTCAAAGCAGTAAATATTCCACACTAGAAGTAATCGATTATCCAGAGCAAATTGAAGAAGTTAATTACGGTAACGAGACAGAAGAACGGGATAAAAAACAATTAGAAATTGCACCAGTTGGCATTCATCCCAATCAAAGACTCATCGAAAGAGCTGAGGGTTTATTACTGCGGATTTACCTCCATTATCCCATTCACCGCTTGACAATTATCGATGCACTAGATTCAGCAGATTTGAATTTTACGTTATCTCATCATCGCTTTTTGTGGGAACAGATAATTAATCGATCTTCATCGGGATATCAAGATTCCCAACCGGAAGAAATCGATTATTTAGACGATCGATTGATTTCTAAGTTGCAAGATTCACTCGTTGAAGATCGCGTACGAGCTTCGCGAGTAGAACATTTGTTTAACCTCGACGAACATACCGCTGAGGAAATTCAGCGATCGCCATTGGTACTCCGAGCCGCGATCGCTTGTCTAGAGAAATTCGCCTGCGAACAAAAACGCAAATATTATCTTAACAAGTTACAGAGCAAAGATCCAGAAGATTTAGCTAAAAAAGTCGAATATTATCAATCATTTATCAATATTCAAAAACGTCTTCAAGAATTAGAGAAGCAGCGAAATGTGACTATTACAGATCTAATATCTTTCATGTAA
- the rpsT gene encoding 30S ribosomal protein S20 has translation MANIKSAIKRVEIAERNRLRNKSHKSAVRTLMKKYFTAVDKHTAAPTAESSAEVQKCMSEAYQKIDKAVQKGVLHRNNGANKKARLAKVLKPA, from the coding sequence GTGGCAAATATTAAGTCTGCAATCAAACGTGTCGAAATCGCCGAGCGGAATCGGCTTCGGAATAAATCTCATAAATCAGCAGTACGGACGTTGATGAAGAAATACTTCACAGCCGTCGATAAACATACTGCCGCTCCTACAGCCGAATCGTCGGCTGAAGTGCAAAAATGTATGTCTGAAGCATATCAAAAGATCGATAAAGCCGTCCAAAAAGGCGTCTTGCATCGCAATAACGGTGCTAACAAGAAAGCTCGTCTGGCTAAAGTCCTGAAGCCTGCCTAA
- a CDS encoding HEAT repeat domain-containing protein — MLKQFLLKLLPVLILSCAQSAGMMDLIRCEFAPPKVMAQQPGDENEEIERLTQQLRLRSDTESNKAVIALGKMGASARFAVRQLFVIIFAGEPEHIRVNASTSIRQIVESSESEISQLLPLLKHLNPDVRANVAAAIGNIGKSNAYLIYQIDVYEKYKKESNPTVRANLATIVKQIENSGRIADSQLIPLLKDLNSLVRANAALAISNQERSARSNISQLIPLFQDSDATVRANAVASVRNMGKAAKSTIPQILPLLKDSDSTVRANAALTIGEIGGVTKSTISQILPLLKDSDSYVRLCAVLAVGDMKKHTKSIALQVLPLLQDSDSTVRYGAVIVIEKMEESAKSDIPGLEKLLQNVHSRDRIASSGLLSLELRKSTRSEIANLIPLLKDPDPRIRYVAADALGEIGN, encoded by the coding sequence ATGCTAAAACAATTTCTGCTCAAGCTCTTGCCTGTTTTAATATTGAGTTGTGCCCAGAGTGCGGGGATGATGGATTTGATACGATGCGAGTTCGCACCACCAAAGGTTATGGCGCAGCAACCAGGAGATGAAAATGAGGAAATTGAGAGACTAACTCAACAGTTACGATTGCGAAGCGATACAGAGAGTAACAAGGCAGTCATCGCATTAGGGAAAATGGGCGCATCAGCTCGATTCGCTGTCAGACAACTGTTTGTCATTATATTCGCTGGAGAGCCAGAACATATTCGTGTTAATGCATCTACATCCATAAGACAGATCGTGGAATCATCTGAATCTGAGATATCACAATTGCTACCACTACTCAAACATTTAAATCCAGACGTTCGTGCTAATGTAGCCGCTGCAATCGGGAATATCGGCAAGTCAAATGCTTATTTAATATACCAAATTGACGTGTATGAAAAATACAAAAAAGAATCAAACCCAACAGTTCGTGCTAATTTAGCCACGATCGTCAAACAAATAGAAAATTCGGGTCGAATCGCAGACTCACAACTAATTCCGCTACTAAAAGATCTAAATTCTCTCGTTCGCGCTAATGCAGCTTTAGCAATATCAAATCAAGAGAGATCGGCAAGATCGAATATTTCACAATTAATTCCACTTTTCCAAGATTCAGATGCAACAGTTAGAGCTAATGCAGTTGCATCTGTAAGAAATATGGGGAAAGCTGCTAAATCTACAATTCCGCAAATCCTACCACTACTGAAAGACTCCGATTCAACCGTTCGTGCTAATGCAGCCTTGACGATTGGAGAGATCGGAGGAGTAACTAAATCTACAATCTCACAAATACTGCCACTGCTAAAGGATTCAGACTCTTATGTTCGCCTTTGTGCAGTCTTAGCAGTAGGTGATATGAAAAAGCATACTAAATCGATCGCTTTACAAGTACTGCCACTCCTCCAAGATTCAGACTCAACTGTCCGTTATGGAGCAGTTATTGTCATCGAAAAGATGGAAGAATCAGCTAAATCTGATATTCCAGGATTAGAAAAGCTTCTACAAAATGTACATTCGAGGGATCGTATTGCATCATCTGGTTTACTATCATTAGAACTGAGAAAATCCACTCGATCGGAGATCGCGAATTTGATTCCACTCCTGAAAGATCCAGATCCACGGATTCGTTATGTTGCTGCTGATGCCTTGGGCGAGATCGGAAATTAG